CGGCGCGTTGGCACGCGCGTGGTCGTTGCCCGAAAGCGTGACCGACATGATCGCCTTGCACCACCGCCCCAATGACGCAATGAAACCGGATGTTGACCTGGTACACCTCGCCGACGTGATGGCGCACGGTTTGTCCTGGGGCCGGTCGGGGCAGCGGTTGGTACCTGCGCTGAGTCACGAGAGCTGGGCGCGCACCGGCCTCTCTGAAGACGCCTTTGACGACATACACGAGATGGGACAGGACATTTACACCGAGATGCAGTCGCTGATCCTCCGCTAGGCTGAATATGGAATCGATTGACCGAGGCGCACTCAACGGACCGCAGGCAGTTGCGCGGTCTCTTGACCAGTGGCACGACCACCAGTGGCTCGCGCTCGACCTGATAAAAGGCTACAACGACACGGCCATTGCCGCGGTTGAAGCGATCGATCGCACGGCGCTCGCGATGACGTCGACTCAGCTGCTGCGTGACCTCTTCGGGTTCACGGCCTGTGCCTACGTGTCCGTGCCAAACGGATCCAGGGCGTCCGAGGTGATCTCTGACGACGAGGTGCCCGCACTGTTGGCGGCGTACCGGGCGCTGAAACAAAGCGGCAAGCTTCGCGTTTCGCTGCGCGCGTTCCCCCCGCGGCCGCGCACGCTGCCGGACGCCGACGGGGCGATTCTGGTGGCGCCCGTCGACTTTCAGAACCCGCAGGGGCACCACATCATCGCGCTGCTCAGCGAAGGCGCAACCTGGACGGGCATGCGCGGGCGTATGATGGAGTTCGTGCTCGATCAGGTCCACGGCCACTTCGAAGCGCTGCACCGCGTCGAGCAGGAGAGGGCACGGGCCTCGGCGCTCGAGGTGTCGGTGGTCGAGAAAGAACAGCAGCTCGAGTTCCAGGCGTCTCACGATCAACTCACGGGCCTGATGACGCGCGAATCGCTGCTGTTGCGCATCGATGATGAGCTTGTGCGCGGCCGCCAGCTGTGCATCGTGGCCGTCGGCATTCGCGGCTTCTCGCGGGTCAACCACCGCTACGGCTATGCAGCGGCTGACCGCGTGCTGAAGGAGATCGCTCACCGACTCGACACCGAGACGCGGCGCGGCGCCTTCGATGCGTTGATCGCGCGCATTGCCGACGACCGGTTTGCGCTGGCAATGGTGTTGCCGGATGTCGACGATTTCGAGCGAGCGAATGCCCATGTCGGGCGATTGTGCGCGACCCTCGGTGTCGGCCTCACGGCCTCGAGCGAGCACATCACGCTCACCGCGCACGCCGGTGTGGTGCTCGCGCCGGGTGATGCCGACAAAGCGCGGCACGCGGTGAACGCGGCGGAGCTGGCACTCGACGCGGCGGACCACGCGGTCGGGTCTCCGGTCATCGCGTTTTCCGGTCTGGAACCTGGCGAGAAGCAGGACAACTCGCTGAAGATCGAGTCCGAAATCAACGCAAGCCTGGACAATGGGCACTTTGAACTGTGGTTCCAACCCAAGATCGACATGGCCACCGAAGCCGTGGTGGGCGCCGAAGCCTTGATGCGCTGGAACCACCCGGAACTCGGGCGGGTGAGCCCGGTGCAATTCATTCCGGCCGCGGAGCGGTCGGGTCAGATTCACGCACTCGGCGAATTGGCCTTGCGAGAGGCGTGTCGGCACGTGTCGGCGTGGTTGGACGAGGGATTCAAGCCCGGGCTGATTTCAGTCAACCTCTCACCAGTGCAGGTGGCGTCTCCGGACCTGCCTGATCGCTTCAGGGCAATATTGGAGGAAGAGGGCGTCAGTGCCGGCACGCTCGAGCTCGAGGTCACCGAAACCGCCGTGAGCCGAAACATCGACGTGGCAGCACGGGTGATCTCGGAGCTGCACGGCCTCGGCTTCACGGTTTCCATCGATGACTTCGGCACGGGCTACTCCTCCTTGTTGTTGTTGCGCCAGCTGCCGATCGATGTGATCAAGATCGACCGCGCGTTCATTCGGGATCTGACGATCAACCGGGACGATTTCGCCATCGTGCGGGCCATCCTGTCCATGGCAGATGACCTCGACCTCAAGGTCGTTGCCGAGGGCGTCGAGACCCGCGAGCAATACGGGTACCTGCGGGCCTTGGGGTGCAGCCAGGTGCAAGGTGCCATCGCAACCATGCCGCTCGCGCCGAAACCCTTCCGCAATTTCGTCGCAGGGTGGCAGGGCCTGATCGACGAGGTCTGAACCGGGCCACGGCGGCGCGGCCGGCGGTGTCCGAAGCCGACGGTAGGCGCGTATACTAAGCGGGTTTTTTTTCAGCCGATCGGATGGCCACAGGCCGACGCCCCGCTTATGCCCTTTCCCCGCATTGACCCGGTGATGCTCGACCTCGGCATCGTCCAGATTCATTGGTACGGCATGATGTACCTGGTGGGGTTTGCCGCGGCGTGGTTTCTGTTGCGACGGCGCGCGCGCCTGGGCCGCTCACCCTGGGGCGGGCAACAGGTGGATGACCTCATCTTCTACTGTGTGCTCGGCGTCATCCTCGGCGGTCGCGTCGGCTACGTCCTTTTCTACAATTTCGATGCATTGCTTGCCGACCCGCTCATGTTGATCCGCCTCTGGGAGGGTGGCATGTCTTTCCACGGCGGGCTGATCGGCGTCACGCTAGCCGGGCTTGTATTCTCAGGCAATGCGAGGGTGCCTGCCCTGGTGGTGGCCGACCACCTGGCCTGGGTCACACCGATCGGCCTGGCAGCTGGCCGGCTGGGCAACTTCATCAACGCTGAACTCTGGGGTCGCGTGACCGATGTGCCCTGGGGTGTGGTTTTCCCCGGCGCCGGACCTCTCGCGCGCCACCCGTCCCAGTTGTACGAGTTTGTCGGCGAGGGGCTGTTGTTGTTTGTCGTTCTCAGTGTCTACTGGCGACGGGCCAGACCGGCGGGCACAGTGGCGGGGTTGTTCCTGCTCGGCTACGGTCTGGCCCGGATCGGGGTCGAGTTCTTCCGTGAACCGGATGCGCACATCGGATTCATTGCCGCGGATTGGTTGACCATGGGACACGCTCTCAGCGTGCCGATGGTGTTGGTTGGCGGTGCGTTGCTGGTCCTGAACCGCGGCAGCACGGTGAGGCACTGACGCGTGAACACCTACCTGCAGCTGCTGCGCCACGTGCGGGAGAACGGCGTCGTCAAGTCGGACCGCACGGGCACGGGCACACGCTCGGTGTTCGGGTACCAGATGCGCTTCGACCTCGCCGACGGGTTCCCGTTGTTGACCACGAAGAAACTGCACCTCAAGTCGATCGTGCACGAGCTACTGTGGTTTCTCGCTGGCGACACGAACGTGCGCTACCTGCAGGACAACGGGGTGTCGATCTGGAACGAGTGGGCCGATGAGCACGGCGACCTCGGCCCCGTATACGGTGCGCAGTGGCGTGCGTGGCCCACGCCCGACGGACACCACGTCGACCAGATCCGGGTGCTGATCGACGGCCTGCGTGACAACCCGGACTCCCGGCGGCACATTGTCTGCGCCTGGAACCCGGGAGACGTGGAACGCATGGCGCTGCCGCCGTGCCACTGCCTGTTTCAGTTTCACGTGAGCCAGGGTCGCCTGTCCTGTCAGTTGTACCAACGCAGTGCAGACGTGTTTCTCGGTGTGCCCTTCAACATTGCAAGCTACGCCCTTCTGACAGCGATGCTCGCGCACGTCTGCGGGTACGCGGTGGGCGACTTCGTACACACGCTCGGCGATGCACACCTGTACGAGAACCACCTCGAGCAGGCCGACCTGCAACTGTCACGCAGCCCCACCGCGCTACCACGGCTGTGGCTCAACCCCGATGTGACGGACCTCTTCGCGTTTCGCTACGCGGATATCCGGTTCGATGGGTACACCGCACAGCCCAACATTCCCGCCCCGGTGGCCGTATGAACCGCTCCATGGTGATGGCGATGGACCGCAACAAGCTGATCGGCAAGGCCGGCGGCTTGCCCTGGCGGATCCCCGCCGACATGCGGCACTTTCGCGCGTGCACGATGGGCTGCCCGTTGATCGTCGGCCGACGCACCTTCAGCGAAGACATCGGCCGTCCTCTGCCCGGGCGCGAGATGGTGGTCGTGACACGGGACGCCGATTGGCAGTGGGACGGCGTGTACGCCGTCTCATCGCTCGAAGACGCTTGGGCACGCGCCGCCGCGTTGATGCCCGAAGCACGCGCCGCCTGTGTCATCGGTGGCGCGGAGCTGTGTCGACGGGCCATTGACGCGGTTGATACGCTCCATCTGACGGTCATCGACGCGGTGTTCGAGGGCGACACCTGGTTTGACAGTTTCGATTGGCGTGACTGGTCGGTTGTGGAGCAACGGGCTGTCGAGCCCGGGCCCGAGGCCGGCACCGACTGGCCGCTCACTTTCTACACACTGACGCGCGCTGGCGCATGAGGGACAAGAGACCATGAAAGTCGCATTTATCGGACTGGGCGTGATGGGGTATCCGATGGCCGGGCACCTGGCCGGCGCCGGCCACGATGTCACGGTGTACAACCGCACGCGGGCGCGGGCCGAAGCCTGGGTTGCGCAGCACGGCGGTGCGCTCGCGGACACGCCACGGGCGGCGGCCGACGGGGCCGAGTGCGTGATGGTTTGTGTCGGCAACGACGACGATCTGCGCAGTGTGGTGCTTGGGGAGGCGGGCGCCTTCGTCGGCATGGCCAGCGGCAGCGTGCTGGTCGATCACACCACAGCGTCGGCCGAGGTCGCGCGGGAGTTGGCGGCGCTCGGCGGTGAGCGCGGGGTAGCGTTCCTCGATGCGCCGGTCTCCGGGGGACAGGCAGGCGCCGAGAACGGGGTGCTGACCGTCATGGTCGGTGGTGACCAGGCGGTGTTCGATCGGGCCTTGCCGGTGATCGATGCCTACGCGCAACGCGTCCGCTTGATCGGTGAGGTCGGCGCGGGCCAGTTGACCAAGATGGTCAACCAGATCTGCATCGGCGGGCTGTTGCAGGCGCTGTCCGAAGGGGTGCACTTCGCGTCCAAAGCCGGTCTCGATGTTGAGGCGGTGTTTGACGTGATTTCCAAGGGTGCGGCGCAGTCCTGGCAGATGGACAACCGCAGCGCCACCATGGCGGCGGGAGAGTTCGACTTCGGGTTCGCGGTCGATTGGATGCGAAAAGACCTTGGCATCGTCCTGGACGAAGCGCGTCGCAACGGTGCGCAGTTGCCCGTGACCACACTCGTGGACAGTTTTTACAGTGATGTGCAGCGCTCGGGTGGGCGGCGATGGGACACCAGCAGTCTGATTACCCGCCTGCAGCAGAAAAGCCCCTGACGGCCCGTTATACTCGTCGGTTGTGTGGGTTCCCGTGTGACTGCCATGTTGAGTGACAACCCGGAGCAGTGTTTCGAGTTGCTGCATTGCCTCGCCGTCCGGTCTCGTGTCGACGGCGGTGCGGGTGTCGACCTCTGGGCAGCAGGGGAGGCGCTGGGTTTCTCACCCGACATGACGCAGGCGCTCTCGCGGCACTTGCTTGACCACCGCATGCTCCAGCCAACCTCGCTCGCTGGCACGGTGGTGGTCTCGCCGGTCGGTCTCGCGTCGATTGCGCTGGCCAAAGCCGACCCGGACCGGCCCAGTGTGCATTTTCCGGCGTTGTCGGGCTTCTTCGGCCTGGGCGATGAGATCGATGTCGGCCTCAGCAAGCACGCTGTGAGCGTGTTGCTCGATCAGCTGTCCGACTGTCGGGGTGTGCTCGGCGCCGAGTCCGGCACGCCGACCCCGCTGGAGCACCGGCTCAGTGAGCTCGAGCAGCTGGTCGTTGACAGCCGGGTTGAAACTTCCAGTTTGCGTCGGGGGCTGCAGCGCCTGAGGGCATCGCTGCCGGATTGACCAGCAGCGGGTGTGCCAGGCTGCCGGGGCACGGGTCACCGGCCCGCTGCCAACCTTTTGGCGCGGGTGGTGTGGCGTCGCTTGCGACATTTTCATCTGCGGCGCGCTTTCTTTTTGGCCGAGTTCGACCCATAGTTAAGTGAGTCACTTCTGTGACACGCTGAGGCGTGCTCCAAATTCAGCGTGCGCGGCGAGTCTGCGCACACGACAGGGTGCGTTCGGCGGTGTGCTCCGTTCCTGTGAAAGCCGATAACACCATGTACTTGCAAGACTTCCAACTGAAGGCGCCGCCGTTCGCCGACATTCCCGATCCGGTCTGGTACGTCCCGTACAACGCGGCGGAGCGCGCGTTTGCATCGCTGTGTGTTGCGTTGCAGCAGAGTGACCCGGTGATCATCCTCAACGGACCGCACGGCATCGGCAAGACGCAACTGTTGCGGCGGTTGTCGTTCGAGTTAGACAGAAGCAACGTACTGAATTTCATCGGCTATGCGGGATACAGCGCCGATGAACTCTTGCTTGCGGTTGCCGACGGGTTCGACATCGCGCGCGAGCGGGAGGGGACGGCAGCCCTGGTCAGCGCTATCGGCCACTTCCTGCACGATTGTGTCGCACAGGACCAGCGTGCGGTTCTGGTCTTAGACGATGCCCACCTGGCACCACCGGAGTTGCTTGAGCACGTGGTGTTGTTGTCCAACCACGTCAGTAGCGGTGTCCGCCCACTGACTGCGGTCGTTTCAGGCAGTTTTGACGCCGCACGGCCCTTGCCGACGAGTTTGCGGGCAAGGGCGCGCTTCCAGGCTGAACTCGGCGGGATCACCGAGGATGAATGTGAAATGTACATCCAGACGCGTTGGCATATCGCGGGTGCGTCGGAGCCGCTCGACGTGGACAAGGAGGCCGTGTCGGCCGCCATGGCCTTTTCGGGTGGCGTGCCGCGCGCACTCGGCTGGGCGCTCGACAGCGCCCTGAGTGTCAGCGCGGCGCAACGTGAGGGGCGAGTCAGCGCGAAGACCATGCAACGCGCGCTCGCGGTGTTGCGCGGTGAACCTCCGGTGGACGGAGCGCTGCCGGCCGATGCTGCTCAGTTCCCAACACCACCAGACAAACCGGTGGCGAGCACGGTCACGCCGATCACCGGTGGGCGCGGCCGGCTGGTCATCGCCAACCGCGCGGGTGAGCGGGCTGAGATCGACCTCGCGTTGGGTGATTACTCGATTGGGCGGTCGCCGGAGTGCGACATCCAACTCGAAAGCAGCCACATCAGCCGTCAGCACGCGCGACTGGAGGTGCGCCGTGACAGCATCGCACTGGTCGACCTCGGTGGTGTCAACAAGCCACAGGTTAACGGCGATGTGATCGACCGGCACGTGCTTTCGGTCGGAGACCGGATCCAACTTGGGGAGTTTGCTCTCCACCTCGAAGACGCCTGACGGCCCTCGGCAACAGACCCGGAATACCATGAACGATTCTGAATTTGTACAGCTCGACGGCGAACGCCAAGAGGGAGGGCGCCTGTTCAAGGTGCTTGGGCGTCGCAAGATCGCATTCTTCCTGCCACTGTATGCAGCGTTAGCGCTGGTCGCGCTCGCGATCACGCTGGTGACGCCAAAGTATGAGTCGCGTGCGTCGTTGCAGGTTCAACGCCAGTCTTTGACCGGCGCCGATGCGATCGAGGCTGCAAGGCAAGCGGACAAGCGGCTCGCGCGCGTGCAGCAGACGATGCAGACAAACGCGAACATCGAGACCCTCATACGCGAAAACGATGTGTTCCCGCTGGACGTTGAGAACCCACAGTCAGTGATTGATAAATTTCGGAGTTCAATGGCGTTCGAACGCATCGACACGGATCTTGTTGATGACCGCACGGGCAGACGCTCGACCACAACGTTGGCGTTTGAGGTGGCCT
The genomic region above belongs to Pseudomonadota bacterium and contains:
- a CDS encoding bifunctional diguanylate cyclase/phosphodiesterase, translating into MESIDRGALNGPQAVARSLDQWHDHQWLALDLIKGYNDTAIAAVEAIDRTALAMTSTQLLRDLFGFTACAYVSVPNGSRASEVISDDEVPALLAAYRALKQSGKLRVSLRAFPPRPRTLPDADGAILVAPVDFQNPQGHHIIALLSEGATWTGMRGRMMEFVLDQVHGHFEALHRVEQERARASALEVSVVEKEQQLEFQASHDQLTGLMTRESLLLRIDDELVRGRQLCIVAVGIRGFSRVNHRYGYAAADRVLKEIAHRLDTETRRGAFDALIARIADDRFALAMVLPDVDDFERANAHVGRLCATLGVGLTASSEHITLTAHAGVVLAPGDADKARHAVNAAELALDAADHAVGSPVIAFSGLEPGEKQDNSLKIESEINASLDNGHFELWFQPKIDMATEAVVGAEALMRWNHPELGRVSPVQFIPAAERSGQIHALGELALREACRHVSAWLDEGFKPGLISVNLSPVQVASPDLPDRFRAILEEEGVSAGTLELEVTETAVSRNIDVAARVISELHGLGFTVSIDDFGTGYSSLLLLRQLPIDVIKIDRAFIRDLTINRDDFAIVRAILSMADDLDLKVVAEGVETREQYGYLRALGCSQVQGAIATMPLAPKPFRNFVAGWQGLIDEV
- the lgt gene encoding prolipoprotein diacylglyceryl transferase, which encodes MPFPRIDPVMLDLGIVQIHWYGMMYLVGFAAAWFLLRRRARLGRSPWGGQQVDDLIFYCVLGVILGGRVGYVLFYNFDALLADPLMLIRLWEGGMSFHGGLIGVTLAGLVFSGNARVPALVVADHLAWVTPIGLAAGRLGNFINAELWGRVTDVPWGVVFPGAGPLARHPSQLYEFVGEGLLLFVVLSVYWRRARPAGTVAGLFLLGYGLARIGVEFFREPDAHIGFIAADWLTMGHALSVPMVLVGGALLVLNRGSTVRH
- a CDS encoding thymidylate synthase; protein product: MNTYLQLLRHVRENGVVKSDRTGTGTRSVFGYQMRFDLADGFPLLTTKKLHLKSIVHELLWFLAGDTNVRYLQDNGVSIWNEWADEHGDLGPVYGAQWRAWPTPDGHHVDQIRVLIDGLRDNPDSRRHIVCAWNPGDVERMALPPCHCLFQFHVSQGRLSCQLYQRSADVFLGVPFNIASYALLTAMLAHVCGYAVGDFVHTLGDAHLYENHLEQADLQLSRSPTALPRLWLNPDVTDLFAFRYADIRFDGYTAQPNIPAPVAV
- a CDS encoding dihydrofolate reductase gives rise to the protein MNRSMVMAMDRNKLIGKAGGLPWRIPADMRHFRACTMGCPLIVGRRTFSEDIGRPLPGREMVVVTRDADWQWDGVYAVSSLEDAWARAAALMPEARAACVIGGAELCRRAIDAVDTLHLTVIDAVFEGDTWFDSFDWRDWSVVEQRAVEPGPEAGTDWPLTFYTLTRAGA
- a CDS encoding NAD(P)-dependent oxidoreductase codes for the protein MKVAFIGLGVMGYPMAGHLAGAGHDVTVYNRTRARAEAWVAQHGGALADTPRAAADGAECVMVCVGNDDDLRSVVLGEAGAFVGMASGSVLVDHTTASAEVARELAALGGERGVAFLDAPVSGGQAGAENGVLTVMVGGDQAVFDRALPVIDAYAQRVRLIGEVGAGQLTKMVNQICIGGLLQALSEGVHFASKAGLDVEAVFDVISKGAAQSWQMDNRSATMAAGEFDFGFAVDWMRKDLGIVLDEARRNGAQLPVTTLVDSFYSDVQRSGGRRWDTSSLITRLQQKSP
- a CDS encoding FHA domain-containing protein; amino-acid sequence: MYLQDFQLKAPPFADIPDPVWYVPYNAAERAFASLCVALQQSDPVIILNGPHGIGKTQLLRRLSFELDRSNVLNFIGYAGYSADELLLAVADGFDIAREREGTAALVSAIGHFLHDCVAQDQRAVLVLDDAHLAPPELLEHVVLLSNHVSSGVRPLTAVVSGSFDAARPLPTSLRARARFQAELGGITEDECEMYIQTRWHIAGASEPLDVDKEAVSAAMAFSGGVPRALGWALDSALSVSAAQREGRVSAKTMQRALAVLRGEPPVDGALPADAAQFPTPPDKPVASTVTPITGGRGRLVIANRAGERAEIDLALGDYSIGRSPECDIQLESSHISRQHARLEVRRDSIALVDLGGVNKPQVNGDVIDRHVLSVGDRIQLGEFALHLEDA